One genomic region from Conexibacter woesei DSM 14684 encodes:
- a CDS encoding ABC transporter ATP-binding protein — protein MSAAAAGNAAARPEVARGTPLLEVEHVTQWFPVRSGALSGRASGHVRAVDDVTFALHAGETLGLVGESGCGKTTLSRTVLRLLDPTTGRIRFDGVDITDASRRALRPLRRELQLVFQDPFASLNPRKRVGQILATPLRLRGVTGAEAGRETQRLLGRVGLRPEHANRFPHEFSGGQRQRIGIARALAMSPRLIVLDEPVSALDVSIQAQIVNLLVELQEELGLTYMFVAHDLSVVRHVSDRVAVMYLGKLVELSPAQELYSRPIHPYTRALLSAIPIPDPRVNRARRRSVVEGEPPNPIDPPAGCPFHPRCPAASDVCRTVVPPLVEYPGGHLAACHHPLGVTAHELAEATISPASPRAAGERKPAAPGASRTVGV, from the coding sequence GTGAGCGCCGCAGCCGCCGGGAACGCCGCGGCGCGGCCGGAGGTCGCGCGCGGAACCCCGCTGCTCGAGGTCGAGCACGTCACGCAGTGGTTCCCGGTCCGCTCCGGCGCGCTGAGCGGCCGGGCGTCCGGCCACGTGCGCGCGGTCGACGACGTCACGTTCGCGCTGCACGCGGGCGAGACGCTCGGGCTCGTCGGCGAGTCCGGCTGCGGCAAGACGACGCTGTCGCGCACGGTGCTGCGGCTGCTCGACCCGACGACGGGCCGGATCCGCTTCGACGGCGTCGACATCACGGACGCGAGCCGACGTGCGCTGCGGCCGCTGCGGCGCGAGCTGCAGCTCGTCTTCCAAGACCCGTTCGCGTCGCTCAACCCGCGCAAGCGGGTCGGTCAGATCCTCGCGACGCCGCTGCGGCTGCGCGGCGTGACGGGCGCTGAGGCGGGCCGCGAGACGCAGCGGCTGCTGGGCCGCGTCGGGCTGCGGCCCGAGCACGCCAACCGCTTCCCGCACGAGTTCTCGGGCGGTCAGCGCCAGCGGATCGGGATCGCGCGGGCGCTGGCGATGTCGCCGCGGCTGATCGTGCTCGACGAGCCGGTGTCCGCGCTCGACGTCTCGATCCAGGCGCAGATCGTCAACCTGCTCGTCGAGCTGCAGGAGGAGCTGGGGCTGACGTACATGTTCGTCGCGCACGACCTCTCCGTCGTGCGGCACGTCTCGGACCGCGTCGCGGTGATGTACCTCGGCAAGCTCGTCGAGCTGTCGCCGGCGCAGGAGCTGTACAGCAGGCCGATCCACCCGTACACGCGGGCGCTGCTGTCGGCGATCCCGATCCCCGACCCGCGCGTCAACCGCGCGCGCCGGCGATCCGTCGTGGAGGGCGAGCCGCCGAACCCGATCGACCCGCCGGCGGGCTGCCCGTTTCACCCGCGCTGTCCGGCGGCCAGCGATGTCTGCCGGACCGTGGTGCCCCCGCTGGTCGAGTATCCCGGCGGGCACCTCGCCGCCTGTCACCACCCGCTCGGGGTGACGGCGCATGAGCTTGCCGAGGCGACGATCTCGCCCGCCAGTCCGCGGGCGGCGGGAGAGCGGAAGCCGGCGGCGCCGGGGGCGTCACGTACGGTTGGTGTGTGA